In Campylobacter suis, the following proteins share a genomic window:
- a CDS encoding 3'-5' exonuclease, translating to MKNSFENLLSLLANKDLGYEEFTQKASRVNELDELFDVSDIDMWRMLGLDVEKFAGKVELKTRLRPICEQEFCVVDIESTGGVTHGQIIELGAVKLRNGIETARFSSFIFAPEVPENITELTGISTLDLVDAPSLRSVMERFRLFLGSAIFVAHNVNFDYGFVAKSMKECGFGTLLNRKLCTIELARRTIASERYGLSVLKDKFNIQSEHHRALSDALSAAEIFKISLSLLPQNVKYTEDLIKFSKMAPNLRIKTVCNEDKSLV from the coding sequence TTGAAGAACTCATTTGAAAATTTACTCTCACTTCTTGCAAACAAAGACCTAGGGTACGAAGAATTTACACAAAAAGCATCGCGAGTTAATGAGCTTGATGAGCTCTTTGATGTGAGCGATATTGATATGTGGCGTATGCTTGGGCTTGATGTTGAAAAATTTGCAGGAAAAGTAGAGTTAAAAACAAGGCTTCGTCCTATATGTGAGCAGGAATTTTGCGTGGTAGATATAGAAAGTACGGGCGGAGTTACTCATGGTCAGATTATCGAGCTTGGAGCGGTTAAGCTAAGAAATGGCATTGAAACAGCTCGTTTTTCAAGCTTTATCTTTGCGCCAGAAGTCCCTGAAAATATCACAGAGTTAACTGGTATAAGCACGCTTGATCTTGTTGATGCGCCAAGTCTTAGGTCTGTAATGGAGCGGTTTCGTCTATTTTTGGGGAGCGCCATCTTTGTGGCGCATAATGTAAATTTTGATTATGGATTTGTGGCAAAATCTATGAAGGAGTGCGGATTTGGTACACTTTTAAACAGAAAGCTTTGTACGATCGAGCTAGCAAGGCGTACCATAGCTTCAGAGCGTTATGGGCTTAGTGTTTTAAAGGATAAATTTAATATACAAAGTGAACATCATAGGGCGCTTAGTGACGCCTTGTCTGCTGCTGAGATATTTAAAATTTCACTTTCTCTTTTGCCACAAAATGTAAAATATACCGAAGATCTTATAAAATTTAGTAAAATGGCCCCAAATTTGCGCATAAAAACTGTTTGTAATGAAGATAAATCTCTAGTTTAG
- a CDS encoding MFS transporter, whose protein sequence is MNAYINLLKTNKNFMLISIIQLICYFGAWFSHTGIFTMLIELKAPVWAITISAAMAFVPGIILAPFSGVLIDRFKAKPMLIVMILFEAISVLMLVFIDTLELLWLLLTLIFLRMGVGGIYFQVEMSLLPKILTKSELKLANEIHSIIWAVSYSAGMGLAGFYIHFFGVKSAFVFDFVLYLFGFWLLLKLDIANITTNLHQSVLKMLTEGFTYIKQNRLILHLILLHAFVGITAYDALIALLADNTYKGILSTALVIGLTNASRALALMFAPMFLSKFINNQNVHLFYIGHGAGIIIWAILQQNFYLGFIGMFCAGFFTSTLWSYTYTLVQQHCDEKFYGRVIAYNDMFFLGTSAAISVGIGTLFELGFSLFSITIFMGLLFFAGAIYFKVVKNRYKL, encoded by the coding sequence ATGAACGCATATATAAATTTACTAAAAACAAATAAAAATTTTATGCTTATAAGCATTATCCAGCTTATTTGCTACTTTGGTGCATGGTTTTCGCATACTGGTATCTTTACTATGCTTATCGAGCTAAAAGCTCCAGTTTGGGCTATAACTATAAGTGCAGCCATGGCTTTTGTTCCGGGCATTATTTTAGCTCCTTTTAGCGGAGTTTTAATCGATCGCTTTAAAGCAAAACCTATGCTTATAGTGATGATACTTTTTGAAGCCATAAGCGTTTTAATGCTTGTTTTTATCGATACCCTTGAACTTTTATGGTTGCTTTTAACACTGATATTTTTGCGTATGGGAGTTGGCGGGATATACTTTCAAGTTGAAATGAGCTTACTGCCAAAAATTCTCACCAAAAGCGAGCTAAAACTTGCAAATGAGATACACTCTATAATTTGGGCAGTATCTTATAGTGCAGGCATGGGTCTTGCTGGCTTTTACATACATTTTTTTGGCGTAAAAAGCGCGTTTGTGTTTGATTTTGTGCTTTATTTGTTTGGATTTTGGCTACTTTTAAAGCTAGATATCGCAAATATCACCACAAATTTACACCAATCAGTCTTAAAAATGCTAACCGAAGGCTTTACCTACATAAAACAAAACCGCCTTATTTTACACCTTATCTTGCTTCATGCCTTTGTTGGCATAACCGCCTATGATGCACTCATAGCACTTTTAGCCGATAATACATATAAAGGAATTTTAAGCACAGCACTAGTCATCGGGCTTACAAACGCCTCTCGTGCGCTTGCTTTGATGTTTGCTCCGATGTTTTTGAGTAAATTTATAAACAACCAAAATGTCCATCTTTTTTATATAGGCCATGGGGCTGGCATAATAATCTGGGCGATCTTGCAACAAAATTTCTATCTTGGTTTTATCGGTATGTTTTGTGCTGGTTTTTTTACCTCTACCCTTTGGAGCTATACATATACGCTAGTTCAGCAGCACTGTGATGAGAAATTTTATGGTAGAGTTATCGCTTATAATGATATGTTTTTCTTGGGCACAAGTGCGGCTATTTCAGTTGGCATAGGCACGCTTTTTGAGCTTGGATTTTCACTTTTTAGCATTACGATTTTTATGGGTTTGCTCTTTTTTGCTGGAGCGATATATTTTAAGGTGGTTAAAAACCGCTACAAACTTTAG
- a CDS encoding copper resistance protein NlpE N-terminal domain-containing protein — translation MKLTTKMSLTFFALLFTGCAISSPEPKICDTNGKCLSQNAFVAGTYKATLVCADCSGIDAILVLTEDKKFNLEYAYQTSDNEKEQQSGVYEIKNDILTITNLYKEQQKFKIKNNELIPLDSDEKSLTNVQNSKNSYKRVK, via the coding sequence ATGAAACTAACCACCAAAATGTCGCTTACATTTTTTGCCTTATTGTTTACAGGATGTGCAATAAGCTCACCTGAGCCAAAAATTTGTGATACAAATGGTAAATGTTTAAGCCAAAATGCCTTTGTTGCAGGAACTTATAAAGCCACACTTGTTTGTGCTGATTGCAGTGGTATAGACGCTATTTTGGTGCTCACAGAAGATAAAAAATTTAACCTTGAATACGCTTATCAAACTTCAGATAATGAAAAAGAGCAACAAAGCGGAGTCTATGAAATAAAAAATGACATTTTAACCATTACAAATCTTTACAAAGAGCAGCAAAAATTTAAGATAAAAAATAATGAATTAATCCCTTTAGACAGTGATGAAAAAAGTTTAACTAATGTGCAAAATAGCAAAAATAGCTATAAACGCGTAAAATAA
- a CDS encoding tetratricopeptide repeat protein — MKKFLTLFIFLLFSGCSLTNVYDARTKQTPSTIPTEQTSQEHEADEPLKETQPEQNVTQDKQPIDKIEVSRNAVTLLLPQCEQGDMKACNDLGVNYEFLSENELAFQAYKKSCDGAVEIGCANLGNMYENGKGTKKDPQKAIDIYKTSCNNGGSLSCYNLANIYRKGEYVKQDYYEAHKAYKNACDLGDITSCASIGSMYELGLGVTKDEARAHGIYKVACYRGLERACSHMKRLGIKLGIR, encoded by the coding sequence ATGAAAAAATTTTTAACCCTTTTTATATTTTTACTATTTAGCGGATGTTCTTTGACAAATGTCTATGATGCAAGGACTAAGCAAACTCCAAGCACTATACCAACTGAGCAAACATCACAAGAGCATGAGGCAGATGAGCCTTTAAAAGAGACTCAACCAGAACAAAATGTTACCCAAGATAAACAACCTATAGATAAAATAGAAGTATCACGCAATGCCGTCACCCTACTCTTGCCACAATGCGAGCAAGGCGATATGAAAGCCTGCAACGACCTTGGGGTAAATTATGAATTTTTAAGCGAAAATGAGCTAGCTTTTCAAGCCTACAAAAAGTCATGTGATGGTGCTGTTGAGATAGGCTGCGCCAACCTTGGAAACATGTACGAAAATGGCAAAGGAACAAAAAAAGACCCACAAAAAGCCATAGATATCTATAAAACATCTTGCAACAACGGAGGCTCGCTGTCTTGCTATAATTTAGCAAATATCTACCGCAAGGGCGAATATGTCAAACAAGATTACTACGAGGCACACAAGGCGTATAAAAATGCTTGTGATCTTGGCGACATAACAAGTTGTGCGAGTATCGGTTCGATGTATGAGCTAGGACTTGGGGTTACAAAAGATGAAGCAAGAGCACATGGAATTTATAAAGTTGCTTGCTACCGTGGTCTTGAGCGTGCCTGCTCTCATATGAAGCGACTTGGGATAAAGCTGGGCATTAGATAA
- a CDS encoding tetratricopeptide repeat protein: protein MKNFIIFIFLLVFSGCFMVQKTQDELVQEDILEQTDPKIAELKEAFKLHEDKKYASALNIFKHKADSGNDEAMYMMGVYNIKGYAGSRDYAAALHYFKLAGFNANAKALRMAGYMYENGMGTKKITKKRLDITNCQHKLARCLQI from the coding sequence ATGAAAAATTTTATTATTTTTATCTTTTTATTAGTTTTTTCTGGCTGTTTTATGGTTCAAAAAACCCAAGATGAGCTTGTGCAAGAAGATATTTTAGAACAAACTGATCCAAAAATAGCCGAGCTAAAAGAGGCTTTTAAGCTTCATGAAGATAAAAAATATGCCAGCGCACTTAATATCTTTAAACATAAGGCTGATAGCGGAAATGATGAGGCTATGTATATGATGGGTGTTTATAATATCAAGGGCTATGCTGGCAGTCGCGACTATGCAGCAGCCCTTCATTACTTTAAACTGGCTGGATTTAATGCAAATGCAAAGGCACTTCGCATGGCTGGATATATGTATGAAAATGGTATGGGGACAAAAAAGATCACAAAAAAGCGGTTAGATATTACGAACTGTCAGCACAAGCTGGCGAGATGCTTGCAAATTTAA
- a CDS encoding tetratricopeptide repeat protein, whose amino-acid sequence MKLKFITLFFCLIAFSGCSWQSILTFGIIKSDEEILEEKAKLELKQNEQKCEDERDSVICNNVAVAHSSLKNFELAAKFYALSCDLGLATACSNLGQIYEHGLIDEKKDSQKALAYYKLGCASNDGVGCYNQAMLVYVQDRQNFSQALELFKKSCELEYKQACVLLENLGK is encoded by the coding sequence ATGAAACTTAAGTTTATAACTCTTTTCTTTTGTCTCATTGCCTTTAGTGGATGCTCGTGGCAAAGCATTTTGACATTTGGGATTATAAAAAGTGATGAAGAAATTTTAGAAGAAAAGGCTAAACTAGAGCTAAAACAAAATGAGCAAAAATGCGAAGATGAGCGTGATAGCGTGATTTGCAACAATGTGGCTGTCGCTCATTCAAGCCTTAAAAATTTTGAACTAGCTGCGAAATTTTATGCACTATCTTGCGATCTTGGGCTAGCTACTGCTTGCTCAAATTTAGGGCAAATTTATGAACACGGATTGATAGATGAGAAAAAAGATAGCCAAAAAGCACTTGCTTATTATAAGCTTGGTTGCGCTAGTAACGATGGCGTTGGGTGCTATAATCAAGCTATGTTAGTTTATGTGCAAGATAGACAAAATTTTAGCCAAGCGCTTGAACTTTTTAAGAAAAGTTGCGAGCTTGAATATAAACAAGCATGCGTTTTACTTGAAAATTTGGGCAAATAA
- the rpe gene encoding ribulose-phosphate 3-epimerase, translating into MYVAPSILSADFGNLRAEIEAICEAGADLVHIDVMDGHFVPNLTIGPVVVNAVAKVATKPLDIHLMVQNNTFFADLFLPLKPKFLTFHIEEEKHPLRLIDHIRKNGVSPGIVLNPHTPVSSLEYIINEVDMVLLMSVNPGFGGQSFIPSVLDKIRQLRALIDSKNAKCLIEVDGGVNGLNAPELEEAGADILVAGNYIFSSNSYAEAIRAIKLEF; encoded by the coding sequence ATGTATGTAGCACCGAGTATTTTGTCGGCTGATTTTGGAAATTTGCGTGCTGAGATAGAGGCTATTTGTGAGGCTGGGGCGGATTTGGTTCATATTGATGTTATGGATGGGCATTTTGTGCCAAATTTAACTATTGGACCAGTTGTAGTAAATGCCGTTGCAAAGGTGGCAACAAAGCCACTAGATATACATCTAATGGTTCAAAATAACACATTTTTTGCAGATCTTTTTTTGCCGTTAAAGCCTAAATTTTTAACATTTCATATAGAAGAGGAAAAGCACCCTTTGCGGCTAATCGATCATATACGCAAAAATGGGGTCAGTCCTGGCATAGTCTTAAACCCGCACACTCCAGTTTCAAGCCTTGAATACATCATAAATGAAGTAGATATGGTACTTTTAATGAGCGTAAATCCAGGCTTTGGCGGACAAAGTTTTATACCTAGCGTGCTAGATAAGATAAGGCAGTTAAGAGCGCTGATAGATAGTAAAAATGCAAAGTGCCTTATAGAGGTTGATGGTGGGGTTAATGGGCTAAATGCTCCTGAACTTGAAGAGGCTGGCGCTGATATACTTGTAGCTGGAAACTATATCTTTTCATCAAATTCTTATGCGGAGGCGATCCGCGCGATAAAGCTTGAGTTTTGA
- a CDS encoding type II secretion system protein: MDRIALLTQLGYNNDEANLSKLERIFNNTDGLSAQSVIALSDHLKPHLCFVAMSGSVDRLKIKNTATVAEIKSAVDEIIAKWAEKNKLSLEKVNEKTYYILGK, translated from the coding sequence ATGGATAGAATTGCACTTTTAACACAACTTGGCTACAACAACGATGAGGCAAATTTGTCAAAACTTGAGAGAATTTTTAACAACACCGATGGATTGAGCGCACAAAGCGTTATAGCATTAAGTGATCATCTAAAGCCACATCTTTGCTTTGTTGCCATGAGCGGTTCAGTTGATAGGCTAAAGATAAAAAATACAGCCACTGTTGCCGAGATAAAGAGTGCGGTTGATGAGATTATTGCAAAATGGGCTGAGAAAAACAAGCTAAGCCTTGAAAAAGTAAACGAGAAAACTTACTATATTTTAGGAAAATAG